From the Streptomyces sp. NBC_00390 genome, the window CTCACGCCCCGCCCGGAAAACGGCCCTGGGTCCGGCCCCGACACTCGGCCCCGAAGACGGCCCCGAGTGTCGGAGCCTTTGCCCAAAGCCATTCCATCGAGTGATGGCTGACCCATCCGGATGACTGCCGCCGGAGCCCCAACTATGGTGCGGCGCAGGCGTTCCGGCACTTGGCCCACCGGCATTGCGATGTCGGTGGGCGGTGCCACAGTGGGGGAGTGACCAACATCGTCGCAGGGCAGAGGGGGTGAGGTCCGGACGTGTCCGGTACCGGTATCGGGGAGTCGATCGGCGAGCAGGGCGCACGCTCCCGTGCCCTCGCCGTGCTGCATGTGCGCAGCAGGGCAGCCGCTGTGGCGCTGCTTCCCGCAGCCGCCGCCGTCGTACTGCTCGCCGGCGGGGCCATGGGGCACATGTCCGGTGCCGGCTGGGACGCCGCACGCTGGATCGTCTCCGGCTGCGCCCTCGTCGTGCTGGTTCTCGCCGTCGTCGTCGCCACCGTGATCGTGCGGGCCACGCCGGCGCTCAGCCCGACCGTGGAGCTCCCCGAGCGCGCCGCCCCCGACCTGTACCGGATGGTCCGCGATCTTGCGGAGCGTCTCGATGTGCCGGCCCCCTCCGCGCTGGCGCTCACCCCCGACTGCGACAGCTGGCTCGAGGACCGTACGCATCCCTCGCACGCGATATCCGACGGCAGTCGCCGGCGCTCCGCGCAGGCACCGGTCCTGGTGATCGGATCGCCGTTCCTGTGGTGGATGCGGGTGGCCGAGCTGCGGGCGGTGCTCGCGCCGGTCGTCGCCGCGACCGGGCCCGCCGCCAACCCCGACATAGACGCCGCCCGCCGCTTCGTACGGGGCCTGGACGCGGCCGTCGCCGATGCCGCCCGCCCCGGCCTCGGGGTGATACGCAAGGCCGGCGCCGGTTTCACCGGCACCGTCGCCCGCGTGCTGCTGCGCAGCTGCCAGACGCATGCCGCAGAGATGGAGCGGGGGGTGGCCGCCGCCGCGTCCGAGCGTGCACAGGCTGTGGATTACGGCCTGCGGATCGTCGCCCAGGAACAGGTCGGTCTCGCCTACGCGGGCTGGGACCGGCTGCTGACCCGGGTCGCGCTGCCCGCCTGGCGCATGGGCCGCTGGCCCGCACGGCTGGATGCGGGCGTGGTCTCGGCACTGACCGAGCTCTCGCGCCGCGACCGGCTCGCCGAGGGCTTCGCCTCCCGGCTGGGCGAGCGCCCCGCCTGCGATCTGCTGGAGGAGCCCGGCGCGGTGGACGAAGCGGCGTCGCTGCTGGCCGCGCGCCTGTTCCACGGCGGCCCGGCCGAGACGGGTCCCGACTGGTCGCCGGTGGACTGGCAGCACTATCCCGAAGAGGTCGTCGACCGTAAGTGGCGTACGGAAGCGGCCCGGATCCACCGCGTTCTCGACGAGCTGGGCGTGCCGCCGTCGACCGGCCGCCCCGAGGGCCCGACGCTCGCCCGGGTGATGGACCACCTGTCCGCCCGGCCGGGCGGCGAGGCGAGTGACGATCTGGCGGCCGCGATAACGGCCCGGGTGGCCCGCGAGGAGTCGGCCCGCGAGGCAGCCGCACCCGCGCCGCATCCGTCACCGGCCGGAACCTCGAGCGCCCCCATGGGCGATGCCCTGGCCTTCTGGGGCGGCAGCCCCCTCCCCCTCTTCCCGCTGCAGCCGCCGCGTACGGGCCGCGAGCTGCTGGCCGACCACGTCGTCGCGATGGTGTGCTGCGCGGCTGTCGACACGGCGGGTGCTGTGCCCGGCCTGGACTGGCTCGACGGCCCGGCGCTCCTGGTCGCCGGCGAGCGCCGCTCGGATCTGGTGGCGCCGGTGCTCAGCCTGGTGGAGGACGGCGACGCGCAGCCGCTGCGCGTCTGGCTCGGTTCGCTCGGCGTCCGTGCCGAGAAACCGGTCCGCCTGGTCTGAGCCGCCGTCCGTTCCCGCCCGGTCCGCCCTCCGCCCCACTGCCGATGACGCCGATTCACGACGAACGGTGACGGAGTGAGCGCGTTATGTGATGTGCTGGGGGCCGGCACCGACCACTCGGTGCCGGGCAGTCGCTGCGGACCCGCAGCGCAGTCACCGCACAGTTGTCCCGGGGGAGACCGAGGGAGGGCGCACCATGGGGGCGGAGCAGATCCGACGGTGGGAATCGGGCGCCCTCGCGCACGCCGTGACGGACCCGTTCGGCCAGGGACCGCTGCCCTGGCTGCGCGGCAGCGAGCAGTACTTCGGCGACACCGGTCAGGTCGTGCCCTGGTACGCCGACCCCACCCTGGCCCGCGGCGGCTCCGGCCGCCCCCGCAGCGCCGACGACGTCCGCCGCCAGATCAAGGGGTTCGCGACCCCGGGCGCCGCCGCACCGGGTGAGTCGCTCGACTTCCACATCACGGTCGACCCGCCCCAGCAGTTCTCCGTCGACATCTACCGCATCGGCCACTACGGCGGGGACGGCGCGGCCAAGATCACCACCAGCCCGCGGCTCTCCGGCATAGTTCAGCCGGCCCCGCTCACCGCCGACCGCACGGTCTCCTGCCACCACTGGTGGCTGTCGTGGCGGCTTCAGATCCCCTCGTACTGGTCGATCGGCGCGTATGTCGCCGTGCTCACCACCGTGGACGGCCATCGCTCCCACATCCCCTTCACCGTCCGCGACGACCATCCCGCGGACCTCCTGTTGCTCCTGCCCGACGTCACCTGGCAGGCGTACAACCTCTACCCGGAGGACGGCCACACCGGCGCCAGCCTGTACCACGCCTGGGACGAGGAGGGCCGTCTCCTCGGCGAGGAGGACGCCGCGATCACGGTCTCGTTCGACCGCCCGTACGCGGGAGCGGGACTGCCCCTCCATGTCGGCCACGCCTACGACTTCATCCGCTGGGCCGAGCGGTACGGCTACGACCTTGCCTATGCCGACGCGCGCGATCTGCACGCCGGCCGGGTCGACCCCGCCCGCTATCGCGGACTGGTCTTCCCCGGGCACGACGAGTACTGGTCGGCGCCCATGCGGCGCACCGCGGAGCAGGCCCGCGACCGCGGCACCTCGCTCGTCTTCCTCTCCGCCAACACCATGTACTGGCGGGTCGAGTTGGGCCCGTCCCCCTCGGGGGTGCCCGAGCGGCTGCTGACCTGCCGCAAGCGCCGTGGCCCTGGGAAACCCGCCCTGTGGCGCGAGGTGGACCGGGCGGAGCAGCAGTTGCTCGGCATCCAGTACGCGGGCCGGGTCCCCGAACCCCACCCGCTGGTGGTGCGCAACGCGACCCACTGGCTCTGGGAGGCGACCGGCGCGAACGAGGGCGACGAGCTGCCGGGCCTGGTGGCGGGCGAGGCCGACCGCTACTTCCCGCGTACCGCGCTGCCCGAGCACCAGGGCCGCATACTGCTGGCCCACTCGCCCTACCGGGACACCGAGGCGGCGACCCGCCACCAGGAGACCTCGCTGTACCGGGCTCCTTCCGGCGCCCTGGTCTTCGCGTCCGGCACGTTCGCCTGGTCCCCGGCGCTCGACCGGCCGGGCCATGTCGACGTCCGCATCCAGCGCGCGACGGCGAATCTGCTCGACCGCATCTGCAAGCGCGGATAGGCCGAAACCCACCCGGGCCACCCTGGTCGGGCCCGCCCTCCCCTCATACGGGACAATCGGACGCGTTGGACATAATCACGGGGAGGAACCGTGTCCGGATTCGTTGAAAAGCCCGAACCGCTCCAGGTGCCGGGCCTGGTGCATCTGCACACCGGCAAGGTGCGCGACCTGTACCGGAACGAGGCCGGCGACCTCGTGATGGTCGCCAGCGACCGCATCTCCGCGTACGACTGGGTGCTGCCCACCGAGATCCCCGACAAGGGGCGGGTGCTGACCCAGCTGTCGCTGTGGTGGTTCGAGCGCCTCACGGACCTGGTGCCCAACCATGTCCTGAGCACCGAGCTGCCGCAGGGCGCCCCCGCCG encodes:
- a CDS encoding N,N-dimethylformamidase beta subunit family domain-containing protein, with protein sequence MGAEQIRRWESGALAHAVTDPFGQGPLPWLRGSEQYFGDTGQVVPWYADPTLARGGSGRPRSADDVRRQIKGFATPGAAAPGESLDFHITVDPPQQFSVDIYRIGHYGGDGAAKITTSPRLSGIVQPAPLTADRTVSCHHWWLSWRLQIPSYWSIGAYVAVLTTVDGHRSHIPFTVRDDHPADLLLLLPDVTWQAYNLYPEDGHTGASLYHAWDEEGRLLGEEDAAITVSFDRPYAGAGLPLHVGHAYDFIRWAERYGYDLAYADARDLHAGRVDPARYRGLVFPGHDEYWSAPMRRTAEQARDRGTSLVFLSANTMYWRVELGPSPSGVPERLLTCRKRRGPGKPALWREVDRAEQQLLGIQYAGRVPEPHPLVVRNATHWLWEATGANEGDELPGLVAGEADRYFPRTALPEHQGRILLAHSPYRDTEAATRHQETSLYRAPSGALVFASGTFAWSPALDRPGHVDVRIQRATANLLDRICKRG